From the genome of Rhodothermales bacterium:
GATGCTCTTCAAGCGCATCGACGGCTGCGGGCAAAATCAGATTGTTTTCGTGGTGAAAGTGGTCAAGCCGGTCGGTTAGCTGGCGCACGGTGTACCGGTCGGACGGACACTCGCGGATGGCCAGGGCGACTTCTGTCCGCGAATAACCGGGAATCGCGCTTATGGCGCCCAAGTGCGCTTCGTCCCGGTCCATGGCCAGCCTCCAGGCCGCAGCCACGGCCGCCGTGCTGTCGGAGAGGTAGTTGTAGCGGTCGAGGACCGCTCCGGTTTTCGCTGCGTGTCTACCGCAAAAGCCCACTGCGAACACGTGATGCTCCGGAATCGCGACCGCTTCGTGAAATCGGACAGGCGAATACGAGTACCACTTCATCAATCCGGTCTGAGAACAGAGGATCGCGGTGTGATCTTCGCTTCCGCCGAACGTTCCCACGCCGGTATCGCCCCGAAGCGTCAGATAGGGAAGTCCGTTTTCAACAGCGCCTAGGTATTGGGCGAGATCCTCCGTTCGATCAAACAGGCTTGAGAACCGCTCGAGATTGCCGAGATTGTTGGCCCGGATGACAGAAAGGGCAATCGCGATCGTAAGCGCGCTGGAGCTGCTCATCCCGGATGCCCTCGGCAAGTTGCTCGAGAACGCGATGTCCACGCCTGTCTGTACGTCGGGAAAGTCTCGCGACAGGCGCCGACACACGACGACCGCGTAATCGGACCAGTGCCCGGGCCGATTCTCTTCGGTTGGGGTGATCGTAATCTCACAAGATTCTCCGGTCGCGACATCCGTGACGGTCACACGGTTGTCCTCTCGCGGAATCGCAACAACAGAAATGCCTCGCTGAAGTGCGCAGATCAGGCTCCCCCCGCCGGCATAGTCAGTGTGCTTGCCCAGCACTTCGATGCGCCCCGGAACGAAGCCCGCAAAAGCCGACAGAGAGCCGTGACCACTCTCCAGGAAGTGTGCCGCGCAGCGCTTAAGGTGTGTTGCTGCCAGGCCGCTCGCTTCTCCGTTCAGACCTCGGGATTC
Proteins encoded in this window:
- a CDS encoding galactokinase, whose protein sequence is MYEYRHIDELTKGDLVPLDQLTRIDAVTGALESRGLNGEASGLAATHLKRCAAHFLESGHGSLSAFAGFVPGRIEVLGKHTDYAGGGSLICALQRGISVVAIPREDNRVTVTDVATGESCEITITPTEENRPGHWSDYAVVVCRRLSRDFPDVQTGVDIAFSSNLPRASGMSSSSALTIAIALSVIRANNLGNLERFSSLFDRTEDLAQYLGAVENGLPYLTLRGDTGVGTFGGSEDHTAILCSQTGLMKWYSYSPVRFHEAVAIPEHHVFAVGFCGRHAAKTGAVLDRYNYLSDSTAAVAAAWRLAMDRDEAHLGAISAIPGYSRTEVALAIRECPSDRYTVRQLTDRLDHFHHENNLILPAAVDALEEHHLDRFTELVDR